A portion of the Burkholderia sp. GAS332 genome contains these proteins:
- a CDS encoding putrescine transport system permease protein: MIKPNRILSASVLTVGFLFLYIPIISLVVYSFNASKLVTVWSGFSLKWYGALLHDDELLTAAWLSLKIALLTACASVAIGTWAGFVLARMGRFRGFTFYAAMINAPLVIPEVIQGISLLLLFVAMQQMFGWPAGRGVLTIWIGHVMLCLSFVAVIVQSRVRDLDRSIEEAALDLGAKPWKVFFVITLPLISQALVSGWLLAFTVSIDDVILSAFLSGPGSTTLPLVVFSRVRLGLNPEMNALATMFITIVTIGVVVVNSVMLARERRLARDARAWATPPDSDGEAVAAATRPTSAPIGRYTSV, from the coding sequence ATGATCAAACCGAATCGCATCCTGTCCGCCAGCGTGCTGACCGTTGGGTTCCTGTTCCTCTATATCCCGATCATCAGCTTGGTGGTCTATTCGTTCAACGCGTCGAAGCTCGTGACCGTCTGGTCCGGATTCTCGCTGAAGTGGTACGGCGCGCTGCTGCACGACGACGAGTTGCTGACCGCCGCGTGGCTGTCGCTGAAGATCGCGCTTCTGACCGCGTGCGCGTCGGTCGCGATTGGCACCTGGGCGGGTTTCGTGCTCGCCCGCATGGGGCGCTTTCGCGGCTTCACGTTCTATGCGGCGATGATCAACGCGCCGCTGGTGATCCCCGAGGTGATCCAGGGCATCTCGCTGCTGCTGCTGTTCGTCGCTATGCAGCAGATGTTCGGCTGGCCTGCCGGTCGCGGCGTGCTGACGATCTGGATCGGCCACGTGATGCTGTGCCTGTCGTTCGTCGCGGTCATCGTGCAGTCGCGGGTAAGGGACCTCGACCGCTCGATCGAGGAAGCGGCACTCGACCTTGGTGCAAAACCGTGGAAGGTGTTCTTCGTGATCACGCTGCCGCTGATCTCGCAGGCCTTGGTCTCCGGCTGGCTGCTCGCGTTCACCGTGTCGATCGACGACGTGATCCTGTCCGCGTTCCTGTCCGGTCCGGGTTCCACCACGCTGCCGCTCGTCGTGTTCTCACGCGTGCGCCTCGGCCTGAATCCAGAAATGAATGCGCTCGCAACGATGTTTATCACGATCGTGACGATCGGCGTCGTCGTTGTGAATAGCGTGATGCTGGCACGCGAGCGCCGCTTGGCGCGTGATGCGCGCGCATGGGCTACGCCGCCCGATTCGGATGGCGAAGCTGTCGCCGCGGCGACACGTCCCACCAGTGCTCCGATTGGGCGTTACACATCGGTCTGA
- a CDS encoding putrescine transport system permease protein: MKTSILTPARAAVPDGTGNRVAWLARFLPSGRGVVIGVPFLWLTVFFALPFVLVLKISFADLMLGIPPYTALARVEAGMVHVVLSLKHYALLLHDDLYVNTYISSLNMASRSTLLCLVFGYPIAYFIARSASARRNLLMMAVMLPFWTSFLIRVYAWIGLLKDDGLLNHTLLAIGMIHSPLRLYHTDAGVYIGMVYSYLPFMVMPLYAHLVKMDMTLLEAAHDLGATPWTAFWRITLPLSKNGIIAGSLLVFIPAVGEYVIPELLGGANTLMLGRVMWDEFFNNMDWPMASAVTVAMVLLLLVPMAVFQYYQLEEQARK, encoded by the coding sequence ATGAAGACTTCCATCCTCACCCCAGCCCGTGCGGCCGTGCCGGACGGGACCGGCAATCGTGTGGCGTGGCTGGCGCGCTTCCTGCCGTCCGGCCGCGGCGTCGTGATCGGCGTGCCGTTTCTGTGGCTCACGGTGTTCTTCGCGCTGCCATTCGTGCTGGTGCTGAAAATCAGCTTCGCCGACCTGATGCTCGGCATCCCGCCCTACACCGCGCTGGCACGCGTGGAGGCCGGCATGGTGCATGTGGTGCTGTCCCTGAAGCACTACGCGCTGTTGCTGCACGACGACCTGTACGTGAACACCTACATCAGTTCGCTGAACATGGCGTCGCGCTCGACGCTGCTGTGCCTGGTGTTCGGTTACCCGATCGCGTACTTCATCGCGCGCTCGGCGTCGGCGCGCCGGAACCTGCTGATGATGGCCGTGATGCTGCCGTTCTGGACGTCGTTCCTGATCCGTGTGTACGCATGGATCGGCCTTCTGAAAGACGACGGCCTGCTCAATCACACGCTGCTGGCCATCGGCATGATTCATTCGCCGCTGCGTCTCTATCACACCGATGCGGGCGTCTACATCGGGATGGTGTATTCGTACCTCCCGTTCATGGTGATGCCGCTCTACGCGCATCTCGTGAAGATGGACATGACGCTGCTCGAAGCCGCCCACGACCTCGGCGCAACGCCATGGACTGCGTTCTGGCGCATCACGTTGCCGTTGTCGAAGAACGGAATCATCGCGGGCAGCCTGCTGGTCTTTATCCCGGCGGTTGGCGAATACGTGATTCCAGAACTGCTCGGTGGCGCGAACACGCTGATGCTCGGCCGCGTGATGTGGGACGAGTTCTTCAACAACATGGACTGGCCGATGGCGTCCGCAGTGACGGTGGCGATGGTGCTGTTGCTTCTCGTGCCGATGGCCGTGTTCCAGTACTACCAGCTCGAGGAGCAGGCCCGGAAATGA
- a CDS encoding putrescine transport system ATP-binding protein codes for MTPILLDAPVSAGARHGNRIAHDAFVRIENVVKKFGDSAAVDNVNLSIAKNELFALLGSSGCGKSTLLRMLAGLETVTSGRIFVDGEDLAAMPPYKRPVNMMFQSYALFPHMTVEANIAFGLKQEGTPKNEIKERVADVLNLVQMSKYAQRKPHQLSGGQQQRVALARSLVKRPKLLLLDEPMSALDKQIRQKTQLELVNIIAKVDVTCVMVTHDQEEAMTMAGRIAVMSEGRIVQIGSPSQVYEFPNSRFSAEFIGSTNLFEGTVVADEPDHIFVESEDLESQIYVSHGITGPLGMPVGISVRPERVKVSLDKPSTPHNWARGVVSNVAYMGSYSLYHVRLPGGKTVVANLSSSHLMSEGAPSYNDDVFVYWSPASAVVLTQ; via the coding sequence ATGACCCCCATCCTGCTCGACGCGCCGGTTTCGGCCGGCGCTCGCCACGGCAACCGGATCGCGCACGACGCGTTCGTGCGGATCGAAAACGTCGTGAAGAAATTCGGCGACAGCGCCGCCGTCGACAACGTCAACCTGAGCATCGCGAAGAACGAACTGTTCGCGCTGCTCGGCAGCTCCGGCTGCGGCAAGTCCACGCTCCTGCGCATGCTTGCAGGGCTCGAGACGGTGACGTCTGGGCGCATCTTCGTCGACGGCGAAGACCTCGCTGCGATGCCGCCGTACAAGCGGCCGGTCAACATGATGTTCCAGTCGTACGCGCTGTTCCCGCATATGACGGTCGAAGCGAATATCGCCTTCGGCCTCAAGCAGGAAGGCACGCCGAAGAACGAGATCAAGGAACGCGTTGCCGATGTGCTCAATCTCGTGCAGATGAGCAAGTATGCGCAGCGCAAACCGCATCAGCTCTCCGGCGGCCAGCAGCAGCGTGTGGCGCTGGCCCGTTCGCTCGTCAAACGGCCCAAGCTGCTGCTGCTCGATGAACCCATGTCCGCGCTCGACAAACAGATCCGCCAGAAAACCCAGCTTGAGCTGGTCAACATCATCGCGAAAGTCGACGTGACCTGCGTGATGGTCACCCACGATCAGGAAGAAGCGATGACGATGGCAGGCCGCATCGCGGTGATGAGCGAAGGCCGCATTGTGCAGATCGGCTCGCCCAGCCAGGTGTACGAGTTTCCAAATAGCCGCTTCTCGGCGGAGTTCATCGGCTCGACCAACCTGTTCGAAGGCACCGTGGTCGCGGATGAACCGGATCACATCTTCGTCGAAAGCGAAGACCTCGAATCGCAAATCTACGTGAGCCATGGCATTACCGGTCCGCTCGGCATGCCGGTCGGCATCTCGGTGCGTCCGGAACGCGTGAAGGTGTCGCTCGACAAGCCGTCGACGCCGCACAACTGGGCGCGCGGCGTGGTCTCGAATGTCGCGTACATGGGCAGCTATTCGCTGTATCACGTGCGCCTGCCGGGTGGCAAAACGGTCGTGGCGAATCTCTCCAGCTCGCACCTGATGAGCGAGGGTGCGCCGTCCTACAACGACGACGTGTTCGTCTACTGGTCGCCGGCTAGCGCGGTGGTGCTGACGCAATGA
- a CDS encoding putative spermidine/putrescine transport system substrate-binding protein/putrescine transport system substrate-binding protein, translated as MRARFRRCPVIRIALAASAGLVFAASQPVQAGDTNLNVYNWSEYIAQDTVPNFEKQSGIKVRYDSYDSDDTLQTKLLTGSSGYDIVVPTSNYLARQIQAGVYQKLDKSKIPNLANLDPVLMKMMATADPGNQYGVPWAWGTTGFGYNVEAVRKRLGDNAPTDSWALLFDPTNVSKLKGCGVSLLDAPDAVFAAVLQYMGKDPESKNPADYQAAYEVLKTIRPYITQFSSLGYADDLANNDVCVALGWSGDVSLARRRSVEAKHGYEIRYVNPKEGGLLWFDAMAIPKDAPNPEAALKWINYIEDPKVNAAITNEIAYPTANKAARPFVKPEISADPDVYVPDSVLAKMSLAMPISADITRLQNRLWLRLKSGG; from the coding sequence ATGCGTGCCCGTTTTCGTCGCTGCCCGGTTATCAGAATCGCGCTCGCCGCATCAGCTGGCCTCGTGTTCGCGGCGAGCCAGCCCGTCCAGGCCGGCGACACCAATCTGAACGTTTACAACTGGTCCGAGTACATCGCACAGGACACGGTGCCGAACTTTGAGAAGCAGAGCGGTATCAAGGTGCGCTACGACAGCTATGACAGCGACGACACGCTGCAGACCAAGCTGCTCACCGGCAGTTCCGGCTACGACATCGTCGTGCCGACCTCGAACTACCTCGCGCGGCAGATCCAGGCGGGCGTTTACCAGAAGCTCGACAAGTCGAAGATCCCGAACCTGGCGAACCTCGACCCGGTGCTGATGAAGATGATGGCGACGGCCGACCCGGGCAACCAGTACGGCGTGCCGTGGGCGTGGGGCACGACGGGGTTCGGCTACAACGTCGAGGCTGTCAGGAAGCGGCTGGGTGACAACGCGCCGACCGACAGCTGGGCGCTCCTGTTCGATCCGACGAACGTGTCGAAGCTGAAAGGCTGCGGCGTGTCGCTGCTCGACGCGCCGGACGCGGTATTCGCGGCGGTGCTGCAGTACATGGGTAAGGATCCGGAAAGCAAGAACCCGGCGGACTATCAGGCGGCCTACGAGGTGCTGAAGACGATTCGTCCGTACATCACGCAGTTCAGCTCGCTGGGCTATGCGGACGATCTCGCGAACAACGACGTGTGCGTGGCGCTCGGCTGGTCGGGCGACGTCAGCCTCGCGCGGCGGCGCTCGGTCGAGGCGAAGCACGGGTACGAGATCCGCTACGTGAATCCGAAGGAAGGCGGCCTGCTGTGGTTCGACGCGATGGCAATCCCGAAGGATGCGCCCAATCCCGAGGCGGCGTTGAAGTGGATCAACTACATCGAGGATCCGAAGGTCAACGCGGCCATCACCAACGAGATTGCCTACCCGACCGCGAACAAGGCCGCGCGCCCCTTCGTGAAGCCGGAGATCTCGGCGGATCCGGACGTCTACGTGCCTGACAGCGTGCTCGCCAAAATGTCGCTCGCGATGCCGATCAGTGCCGATATCACGCGCTTGCAGAACCGTCTGTGGCTGCGCTTGAAGTCCGGCGGTTGA
- a CDS encoding regulatory protein, luxR family, with protein sequence MNAAPPSPDLQLSQVAFVTETLGDIAQAVGAPQFLQVVYESLVRFVDFDAVHLDYDRVSPSGQRSIGWIGSFGRDRELVEQVMRHYYGSYASEDATYEGIADKRDVHLIQISAQKVASELRHLFFDIGNIHDECVVAGVTNGTRYSISMARSRRLPSFSLKELSLLKQFAHVVLPLAAIHKRLIGAISPDDGRQDTSDNNLLAQWLPHLHSKLTARETHVCSSFIQGMTTPAIAQSMGLKPSTVETYAKRAFAKLGVDSRRQLMALVLKNAPLRHDSDGV encoded by the coding sequence ATGAACGCCGCGCCTCCCTCCCCGGATCTCCAGCTCAGTCAGGTCGCGTTCGTGACCGAGACGTTGGGCGACATCGCGCAGGCTGTCGGCGCTCCGCAGTTCCTTCAGGTCGTGTATGAAAGTCTCGTGCGCTTCGTCGATTTCGACGCGGTGCATCTGGATTACGACCGTGTGTCGCCGTCCGGACAGCGCAGCATCGGCTGGATTGGCAGCTTCGGTCGCGATCGTGAGCTCGTCGAGCAGGTGATGCGGCACTACTACGGGAGCTATGCGAGCGAGGACGCGACCTACGAGGGAATCGCAGACAAGCGCGACGTGCATTTGATCCAGATCTCCGCGCAGAAGGTGGCGAGCGAGCTCCGGCATCTGTTCTTCGACATCGGCAACATTCACGATGAATGCGTGGTCGCAGGCGTAACGAACGGCACGCGATACTCGATCTCCATGGCACGCTCACGGCGCCTGCCGTCGTTTTCGCTGAAAGAATTGAGCCTGCTGAAGCAGTTCGCGCACGTCGTGCTGCCGCTGGCGGCGATACACAAGCGCTTGATCGGCGCGATCTCGCCGGACGACGGCCGCCAGGATACGTCGGACAACAACCTGCTCGCGCAGTGGCTACCGCACTTGCACAGCAAGCTGACGGCGCGCGAAACGCACGTATGCTCGTCGTTCATTCAGGGGATGACGACGCCGGCCATCGCCCAATCGATGGGACTGAAGCCCTCGACCGTCGAGACTTATGCGAAGCGGGCGTTCGCCAAGCTCGGCGTCGATTCGCGGCGGCAGTTGATGGCGCTCGTCTTGAAGAACGCACCGCTGCGACATGACAGCGATGGCGTGTAG
- a CDS encoding outer membrane protein, multidrug efflux system, whose product MNRVLTQGLALSALAVALAGCSMAPVYQRPQAPVPAVYPGTPTATQTNAGVTNLDDWRGYFTDPVLGHLIEVSLANNRDLRAATLRVQEARALHGIQFAERLPSVDGTASYSRGRTVDPMLGENVVASQYRAALGVTSFELDLFGRVKSLSDAALAEYFASEEAQRAAQISLIAEVASAYVAERALYDQEQLAQRTLEAREGIYALTRRRYGVGMSTAIELRTAEMLVQSARASQAALARERTQAASALQLLLGDFAVDVPRTTPVLDDLTMTPVAAGLSSDLLARRPDIRQAEAHLKAANANIGAARAAFFPSLRLTTEVGSVSDSFSRLFAGGSGVWSFAPQLTLPIFSGGRNRANLDLATVRKNIAVVDYEKSIQTAFREVSDALAARDQIEVQLDAQKAVYAADSERMRLAERRYSSGVATYLELLDAQRSLYESGQELIRLKQLRLTNAIALYRALGGGWSNGPAADA is encoded by the coding sequence ATGAATCGCGTTTTGACGCAGGGCCTCGCATTGAGCGCGCTGGCCGTGGCGCTCGCAGGCTGCTCGATGGCGCCGGTGTATCAGCGGCCGCAGGCGCCCGTGCCCGCCGTCTACCCGGGTACGCCCACCGCGACGCAAACCAACGCAGGCGTAACGAATCTCGACGACTGGCGTGGCTATTTCACCGATCCGGTGCTGGGCCATTTGATCGAAGTCTCGCTCGCGAACAACCGCGATCTGCGGGCGGCCACGCTGCGCGTGCAGGAAGCGCGTGCGCTGCATGGCATCCAGTTCGCCGAGCGGCTGCCTTCCGTTGACGGTACCGCGAGCTACAGCCGCGGCCGCACGGTCGATCCAATGCTCGGAGAAAACGTGGTCGCGAGCCAGTATCGGGCGGCGCTCGGTGTCACGTCGTTCGAGTTGGATCTGTTCGGCCGGGTGAAGAGCCTGTCGGACGCTGCGCTGGCTGAATATTTCGCGAGCGAGGAAGCGCAGCGCGCCGCGCAGATCAGCCTGATTGCGGAGGTCGCATCGGCGTATGTCGCCGAGCGCGCACTGTACGATCAGGAGCAACTGGCGCAACGCACGCTCGAAGCGCGCGAGGGCATCTATGCACTGACCAGGCGCCGTTACGGCGTGGGCATGAGCACCGCCATCGAATTGCGCACGGCCGAGATGCTGGTCCAATCGGCGCGTGCGTCGCAGGCCGCGCTGGCGCGCGAACGCACGCAGGCCGCAAGCGCATTGCAGTTGCTGCTGGGCGACTTCGCGGTGGATGTGCCGCGCACGACGCCCGTGCTCGACGATCTGACGATGACGCCCGTGGCCGCCGGTCTCTCGTCGGATCTGCTGGCGCGACGGCCCGATATCCGTCAGGCCGAAGCGCATCTGAAGGCCGCCAACGCGAATATCGGCGCGGCGCGCGCGGCGTTCTTTCCGAGCCTGCGCCTCACCACCGAAGTCGGCTCGGTCAGCGACAGCTTCTCGCGTCTCTTTGCAGGCGGCAGCGGCGTGTGGTCGTTTGCGCCGCAACTGACGTTGCCGATCTTCAGCGGCGGACGCAATCGCGCGAATCTCGATCTGGCCACCGTGCGTAAGAACATCGCGGTCGTCGACTACGAGAAGTCCATTCAGACTGCATTCCGTGAGGTGTCCGATGCGTTAGCGGCGCGTGATCAGATCGAAGTCCAACTCGACGCCCAGAAGGCCGTGTATGCAGCGGACAGCGAACGCATGCGTCTCGCGGAGCGCCGTTACAGCAGCGGCGTCGCGACCTATCTCGAGCTGCTCGACGCACAGCGCAGCCTGTACGAATCGGGGCAGGAGCTGATCCGCCTGAAGCAGCTGCGTTTGACGAATGCGATCGCGCTGTACCGGGCGCTGGGCGGCGGCTGGTCGAATGGGCCTGCTGCCGACGCCTGA
- a CDS encoding multidrug efflux pump has translation MARFFIDRPVFAWVISLLIMLGGIFAIRALPVAQYPDIAPPVINIWANYPGASAQVVEESVTAVIEREMNGAPGLMYTSATSSAGSASITLTFKQGVNPDLAAVEVQNRLKTVEARLPEPVRRDGVSVEKAADNIQLVVTLTSDDGRMSEVQLGELASANVVQALRRVEGVGKVQFWGAEYALRIWPDPTRMTSLNLTATDLVTAIRSHNARVTVGDIGNQAVPSSAPISATVLADGQLRTPEEFGGIALRTRPDGSSLYLRDVARVEFGGSDYSFTSRVNGKTATGMAIKMAPGSNAVATVKRVRATMDQLAKYFPPGVSYQIPYETASFVQISIQKVVSTLIEAGVLVFLVMYLFMQNIRATLIPTLVVPIALLGTFAVMLSLGFSINVLTMFGMVLAIGILVDDAIVVVENVERIMAEEGLSPYEATVKAMGQISGAIIGITVVLISVFVPMAFFSGAVGNIYRQFALSLAVSIGFSAFLALSLTPALCATLLKPIAGDHHEKTGFFGWFNRMFARATGRYHATVAKILKKPVRWVVLYAAIGAAVAVLFLRLPTAFLPDEDQGNFMIMVMRPQGTPMNETIQSIKEVERYLLDKEPVAYSYAVGGFSLYGSGPSSGMIFATLKNWKERKDANAHVQAIVERVNQRFAGTPNVTVFAMNSPALPDLGSSSGFDFRLQDRGGVGYTALVAARDRLLAEGAKQSAITDLMFAGEHDAPQIHLDIDRNKAAAMGVTMDEINTTLAVMFGSDYIGDFMHGSQVRRVIVQADGRDRVDINDVRKLRVRNAAGEMVPLSAFVTLQWRAGPPQLTRYNGYPSFTLNGAAAAGHSSGEAMQVMEALAGKLPAGIGFDWSGQSFEERLSGSQAPALFALSVLIVFLALAALYESWSIPLAVILVVPLGVIGAVLGVTLRGMPNDIYFKVGLIATIGLSAKNAILIVEVAKDLYGAGMTLVDATLEAARLRLRPIVMTSLAFGVGVLPLAFASGAASGAQVAIGTGVLGGVISATVLAIFMVPLFFVVVGRVFNVGKRRRQKPSATNTLEMK, from the coding sequence ATGGCTCGTTTCTTTATCGATCGCCCCGTGTTTGCGTGGGTGATCTCGTTGCTCATCATGCTCGGCGGCATCTTCGCGATCCGCGCGCTGCCGGTTGCGCAGTACCCGGATATTGCGCCGCCCGTCATCAACATCTGGGCGAACTATCCCGGAGCGTCCGCGCAGGTCGTCGAGGAATCGGTGACCGCGGTGATCGAACGCGAGATGAATGGCGCACCTGGCCTGATGTACACGTCGGCGACCAGCAGTGCGGGGTCGGCGTCGATCACGCTCACGTTCAAGCAGGGCGTCAACCCGGATCTGGCCGCCGTTGAAGTGCAGAACCGCCTGAAGACCGTCGAGGCGCGTCTGCCCGAGCCGGTGCGGCGCGACGGCGTTTCCGTCGAGAAAGCGGCGGACAATATTCAGCTCGTCGTGACGCTCACGTCTGACGATGGCCGGATGAGCGAAGTGCAGCTCGGCGAACTCGCGTCGGCGAATGTCGTGCAGGCGCTGCGGCGTGTGGAAGGCGTCGGCAAGGTGCAGTTCTGGGGCGCGGAGTACGCGCTGCGCATCTGGCCCGACCCGACCCGGATGACGTCGCTCAACCTCACCGCAACCGATCTGGTGACGGCGATCCGCAGCCACAACGCGCGCGTGACGGTCGGCGATATCGGCAACCAGGCGGTTCCGTCTTCGGCGCCGATCAGCGCAACCGTGCTTGCGGACGGACAGTTGCGCACGCCCGAGGAATTCGGCGGCATCGCGTTGCGCACGCGCCCCGACGGCTCGTCGCTGTATCTGCGCGACGTGGCGCGCGTGGAGTTCGGCGGCAGCGACTATTCGTTCACGTCGCGCGTCAACGGCAAGACCGCGACCGGCATGGCGATCAAGATGGCGCCAGGCTCGAACGCGGTCGCGACCGTCAAGCGCGTGCGTGCCACGATGGATCAGCTGGCGAAGTATTTTCCGCCTGGCGTGAGCTATCAGATTCCGTACGAGACGGCGTCGTTCGTGCAGATCTCAATCCAGAAGGTGGTGAGCACGCTGATCGAGGCGGGCGTCCTCGTGTTCCTCGTGATGTATCTGTTCATGCAGAACATCCGCGCGACGTTGATTCCGACGCTGGTCGTGCCGATCGCTTTGCTCGGCACGTTCGCCGTGATGCTCAGCCTCGGCTTCTCGATCAACGTGCTGACGATGTTCGGCATGGTGCTCGCCATCGGCATTCTCGTCGACGATGCGATCGTCGTGGTCGAGAACGTCGAGCGGATCATGGCCGAGGAGGGGCTCTCGCCCTACGAGGCGACAGTGAAGGCGATGGGGCAGATCAGCGGCGCCATCATCGGCATCACGGTGGTGCTGATTTCAGTGTTCGTGCCGATGGCGTTTTTCAGCGGCGCGGTGGGCAACATCTATCGGCAATTTGCGTTGTCGCTGGCCGTGTCGATCGGCTTCTCCGCGTTCCTCGCGCTGTCGCTGACACCCGCGCTGTGCGCGACGCTGCTCAAGCCGATTGCCGGCGACCACCACGAGAAGACCGGCTTTTTCGGCTGGTTCAACCGGATGTTCGCGCGCGCAACGGGCCGCTATCACGCTACGGTCGCGAAGATCCTGAAGAAGCCGGTGCGCTGGGTCGTGCTGTACGCGGCGATCGGCGCGGCGGTGGCCGTGCTGTTCCTGCGCCTGCCGACGGCGTTCCTGCCCGACGAAGACCAGGGCAACTTCATGATCATGGTGATGCGCCCGCAGGGCACGCCGATGAACGAGACGATCCAGAGTATCAAGGAAGTGGAGCGCTATCTGCTCGACAAGGAACCGGTCGCCTATTCGTATGCAGTCGGCGGTTTCAGTCTCTACGGCAGCGGTCCGAGCAGCGGCATGATCTTCGCGACGCTGAAGAACTGGAAGGAACGCAAAGACGCCAATGCTCATGTGCAGGCGATCGTCGAGCGCGTGAACCAGCGCTTTGCCGGCACGCCGAATGTCACGGTGTTTGCGATGAATTCGCCGGCGCTGCCGGATCTCGGCTCGTCGAGCGGCTTCGACTTCCGTCTGCAGGATCGTGGCGGCGTCGGCTATACGGCGCTGGTGGCGGCGCGCGACCGGCTGCTGGCCGAAGGCGCCAAACAGTCCGCGATCACCGACCTGATGTTCGCCGGCGAGCATGACGCGCCGCAGATCCATCTCGACATCGACCGCAACAAAGCTGCGGCAATGGGCGTGACGATGGACGAGATCAATACGACGCTCGCGGTCATGTTCGGCTCCGATTACATCGGCGACTTCATGCACGGCAGCCAGGTGCGGCGGGTGATCGTGCAGGCGGATGGCCGGGATCGCGTCGACATCAACGACGTGCGCAAGCTGCGCGTGCGCAACGCAGCGGGCGAGATGGTGCCGCTGTCGGCGTTCGTCACGCTGCAATGGCGCGCGGGTCCGCCGCAACTCACGCGTTACAACGGCTATCCGTCGTTCACGTTGAACGGGGCGGCCGCGGCAGGGCATAGCAGCGGCGAGGCGATGCAGGTGATGGAAGCGCTCGCGGGCAAGCTGCCCGCGGGGATCGGCTTCGACTGGTCGGGGCAATCGTTCGAAGAGCGGTTGTCGGGTTCGCAGGCGCCCGCACTGTTCGCCCTGTCGGTGCTGATTGTGTTCCTCGCGCTCGCGGCGCTCTATGAAAGCTGGTCGATTCCGCTCGCGGTCATCCTCGTCGTGCCGCTCGGCGTGATCGGCGCAGTGCTGGGCGTGACGTTGCGCGGCATGCCGAACGATATCTATTTCAAGGTCGGTTTGATCGCGACGATCGGCCTGTCGGCGAAGAACGCCATCCTGATCGTCGAGGTGGCGAAGGACCTGTACGGCGCAGGCATGACGCTCGTCGACGCGACGCTCGAGGCCGCGCGCTTGCGGCTGCGGCCGATCGTGATGACGTCGCTCGCGTTCGGCGTCGGCGTGCTGCCGCTCGCGTTCGCGTCGGGTGCGGCGTCCGGTGCGCAGGTGGCGATCGGCACCGGTGTGCTCGGTGGCGTTATCAGCGCGACTGTGCTCGCCATTTTCATGGTGCCGCTGTTTTTCGTGGTCGTCGGGCGGGTGTTCAACGTCGGCAAGCGCCGGCGACAGAAGCCGTCCGCAACGAACACGTTGGAGATGAAGTGA
- a CDS encoding membrane fusion protein, multidrug efflux system has translation MKTTRSILLALAVVTLLAGCGKGHSEASEAAAQPQEVAVVTVRPSAAPLTVELPGRLEAYRQAEVRARVAGIVTARLYEEGQEVHKNAPLFRIDPAPLKAARDVAAGSLARAEANALGATDKRKRYDDLVTDHAVSERDHTEALTEERQAKAEVASARAELERARLQLSYATVTAPIDGRARRALVTEGALVGQDSATPLTTVEQIDPIYVNFSQPAADVAALRRAIDTGRVKGVAQKDVKVRLTLPDGSEYIQTGTLLFTDLAVDPGTDTVAMRALFPNPRRELLPGAYVRITLDRAIDTAVIAVPRDAVSRTADEASVKVVDAAGKVAVVPVQVNELKGRNWLVTSGLKGGERVVVENAATLEPGAVVKPRERATESQTDAKTAANT, from the coding sequence ATGAAGACCACGCGTTCCATCCTGTTGGCCCTCGCGGTCGTTACGCTGCTCGCCGGATGTGGCAAGGGGCATTCCGAAGCAAGCGAAGCGGCGGCGCAACCGCAGGAAGTCGCGGTTGTTACGGTCCGGCCGTCGGCGGCGCCCTTGACGGTCGAACTGCCGGGCCGGCTCGAAGCATACCGGCAGGCGGAAGTGCGGGCGCGTGTGGCCGGCATCGTGACGGCGCGCCTCTATGAGGAAGGGCAGGAGGTGCACAAGAACGCGCCGCTGTTCCGCATCGATCCTGCGCCGCTGAAGGCCGCGCGCGACGTGGCCGCCGGTTCGCTCGCGCGCGCCGAAGCCAATGCGCTCGGCGCGACCGACAAGCGCAAGCGCTATGACGATCTCGTGACGGACCACGCCGTCAGCGAACGCGATCACACCGAGGCCTTGACCGAGGAGCGGCAGGCGAAGGCCGAAGTCGCGTCCGCACGTGCGGAACTCGAGCGTGCCCGGCTTCAGCTGAGTTACGCCACCGTTACGGCGCCGATCGACGGCCGCGCCCGGCGCGCGTTGGTGACCGAAGGCGCGCTGGTTGGCCAGGATTCGGCTACGCCGTTGACCACGGTCGAGCAGATCGATCCGATCTACGTGAACTTCTCGCAACCTGCCGCGGATGTCGCCGCACTGCGCCGCGCGATCGATACGGGCCGCGTGAAGGGTGTCGCGCAAAAGGACGTCAAGGTGCGTCTGACGCTGCCTGACGGCAGCGAATACATCCAGACGGGCACGCTGCTCTTCACCGACCTAGCCGTCGACCCCGGCACGGATACCGTCGCGATGCGCGCGCTGTTTCCCAATCCGCGGCGCGAGCTGCTGCCTGGTGCGTATGTGCGGATCACGCTGGATCGCGCCATCGATACCGCTGTGATCGCCGTGCCGCGCGACGCCGTGAGCCGCACCGCCGATGAGGCGTCGGTCAAGGTCGTCGATGCGGCGGGCAAGGTTGCGGTGGTGCCCGTGCAGGTCAACGAGCTCAAAGGGCGCAACTGGCTCGTGACTAGCGGCCTCAAGGGCGGCGAGCGCGTCGTGGTGGAAAACGCCGCGACGCTGGAGCCAGGCGCCGTCGTCAAACCGCGCGAACGCGCTACCGAATCGCAGACCGATGCGAAGACCGCAGCGAACACGTAA